CTGCTCGGGCTCGCATCCGGGTGCGCGACGGACCGGCTGTGGACACCCGGACGAGGTGAGATCCTCCAGCGGATCCTTCCGAGTTCGGTTCAGGTCGTCCTCGAGCAGGACGGCCGCCGGTTCCGGACGGGCTCGGGCGTCGTGATCGCGGCCAGTCCCACGGCGCACGGCACCGAGTGCTTCGTGATCACGAGTGGCCACACCCTCGCGCGGCTTTCGGGTCAGGAAACCGTGTACGTCCTCTTCGGCCGGCAACGGGGCGCCGGGACCAAGGCCGTGGCCACCGTGCTCGCCCAGCGCGACACCGAAGACCTCGATCTTGCCCTCCTCCGCGCCCGCAGCGACACCTGCGTGCCGGCGCGCCTCGGCGCGCCGCCGGCGCTCGGCGACGAGATCTGGGTCGTGGCGTTCCCCTGGGGCCGGAACATGACGCTGGCGGGCGGGATCGTGAGCCAGCTGAACGATGCCGAAGCCACCGACCGCGAGAGCGCGTCACGGCTGATGGTGGACGCGTCGGTCAGCTACGGCGCCAGCGGGGGAGGCGTGTACGAGGCGCGCCACGGGAGCCTCATCGGGCTGGTGGAGGGCTACCGGACGGCGCGGGTCTCGTTCAAGGGTGACGCCACCTCGCGCTACATCGACGTGCCGGTGCCCGGCGAGACCTATGTGATCCCGCTCGCCGACATCTGGCGGTTCCTGGCCCTGGCGGATCAGACCCGTCTGGTCGCCGGGCGGCCCGCCCTGGCCCCGCCGAAGCGCTGACGCGCGCCCCACGGAAAGCGACGAAGGCCCGGAGGCGATCCTCCGGGCCTTCGCAAGGGTCGTCAGGCGCGGTTACTTCTGCTGGGTGACTTCCAGCGAGGAGACGACCTTCTTCCCGTCCTTCTCCTCGTAGCTCACCTTGACGTTCGCGCCCTCCGCCAGCTGGTCGCGCTGGATCTGCCCCTGGATGTCGACCGGAACCTCGAGCTGCGTCCCGTCGTCCAGGGTCACCATGTTGGTCGCCGCGTCCCACGACTTGATCTTCCCCTCGATCTCCGCGGCCCAGGCCGTGGTGGCGATCAGGAGAAGCGCGACCAAGAGCGTTGCCGCTTTCGCCATACGTCCTCCTTTGCGCTGGCCGGGTTCATGGCGCTCGGCCGGCGGGGAGCTACGCCCCGCGCCCGGTCGGGCGAGTCACGTCGGGGAAAAGCAATCGGGGTACCGAGACTGGAAATCGAACCTTTCCACGGCCGCGGCCTGCCCGCTGTCTCCCCTCCCGACGCCGGCGTCGAGTCGGCGGACAGAGCAGGGAGAATCAGCCCGTTCGGCCGCGGACGAAGGCGGCCAGTCGCCGCCAGCGCTGGGGCGCGGCGAGGCCGCCGGGCAGGAACAGTCCCACGACCACCAGCATGGCGCCGTAGATCGTCAGCGCGAAGTGCTGGGTCGCGACGACGAACCGGAGCGCTTCCCGGATCGTGTCGACGACCAGGGCGCCGAGGAGCGGTCCGACCACGGTGCCCGATCCGCCGAGCATCGCCATCACGATGGGCCCCAGCGCGACGTCCAGCCCGAAGACGGTGGCCGGGATGATGTACGTGAGATACCAGCAGTAGACGCCCCCCGCCAGGCCCGCGACCGCCGCGCTCGCGGTGAGCCCGAGGCACTTGACGGCGTAGGCGTGGACGCCGAACGCGCCGGCCACCTCTTCGTCCTCCCGGATGGCCACCAGGGCGAGCCCGAGCGGCGAGCGCGCGAGCCAGGCGGTGCCGGTCACCAGGAGCGCCAGGAGCGCGAGCGAGACGTAGTAGGCATGGTAGAGGCGGTAACCCGTCGGGATCGTCAGGCCCTCGGAGCCGCCGGTCAGTCGAGAGAGGTTGAGGGCGAGCAGCTCGAGCAGCGTCACCAGCCCGAACGTCGCCAGGGCGAAGTACGCCCCCCGCAGCCGGAAGAACGGATAGCTGATGGCCAGCGCGAAGAGGGCGGCCAGGGCGGCCCCGGCCCCGAAGGCGAAGACGAGCGGCTGTCCCGCCTTCAGGGCGATGCCGAAGGCGTAGGCACCGATGCCGAAGAAGGCCGCGTGGCCGAGGTTGAGGTACCCCATGTGGCCGCCGACCCAGTCGTAGCTCTGGGCCAGGATCGCCGCGATGAAGACGGACAGGAAGAAGGAGACCAGGTAGGTCGATGCCGTCAGGTACGGGAGCGCGGCGAAGAACGCGAGCCCGAGGCCGCCCACCCCGACCAGCACGGCTCCCATCAGTTCACACTGGGGCGGGAGCGTCTGCCGCCGCTTGCTGCGTCTCGTCGTCCCCGCATGGCCGCATCCCGAATGAGTTCCTGCGCTCAGCCGAAGAGTCCCCGCGGGCGGAGGAGCAGGATGGCGATCAGGATCAGGAACGCGACGGTGAGCGACCACTCGGCGCCGACGTAGAACGACACGATCGACTCGGACAGCCCGAGTACGACGCTGCCGGCCAGGGCGCCGGGGAGGTTGCCGACGCCTCCCAGCACGATGATGGCCAGGTACCGGAGGGTGAGAGGGATCCCGATGTGCGGATCCACCGGGATCAGCGTGACGAAGAAGACGCCGGCGGTGGCCGTGAGCGCCGTCCCGAGGCCGAAAGCCACCATGGAGGCCGTGCCGATGTCGATGCCGGCCAGCATGGCGCCCTCGCGATCTTCCATCACGGCCCGCAGCGCCTTCCCCATGAAGCTCCGACGCAGAAAGAGGTGGATCCCGGCGGTCAGCGCCACGATGAGACCGAGGAGGGAGAGCCGGAGGGACGAGATGACGATGGTGCCGATCCGGAACGGCGGGAGGAAGTAGTCGATCCCCTTGATCGGCTGGATCAAGGCGGCGGCCGTGACGTCCTCGATGGCCAGCGAGATCCCGAGCGTGATCAGGATGGAGGCGACCAGGAACTCGTGGTGGGCCATGCCGGTGATGGGCCGGATGAAGATCCGCTCGACGAGCAGACCGCCCACGAAGAAGATCGGGAACACGATCAGGACGGCCAGGAAGGGGGGGACGGCCCAGGTCGTGTAGAGCCAGTAGGTCGCCATGCCCCCCAGCATCAGGTAGTCACCGTGGGCGACGTTGAGGACGCGCAGGACGCCGAAGATGATCGAGAGTCCGAAGGCGCCGAGCGCGTAGATCCCGCCCTGGAGCACCCCGCCGATCAGGAGCTGGAGGAAGATCTGCACGGACTCTACGCCTCCGCCCGCCGCTCGATCGTCCGCCGCGCGTCGATCAGCGGCCGGTCACCGATCGGCGAGTCGGCTGGCAAACCGTATCCCGAAGCCGTCGGGATCGAGGACGGTGAAGTCGCGCAGCCCATACCAGCGGTCGGCGATAGGCCCCAGCACCGGCAGGCCGAGCTCCGTGGCGAGTTGCCAGTACCGGTCGACATCGGGCACCATCACCCGGACGTTCCCTTGCGGGGGGGCGTCCGGAGCCGGTGGACGGTCGCGCTCTTCCAGGAAGAGCCAGTGGCCTTCCCAGGCGAGCGCGGCGAAGCGCCCCTGCTCGCCCAGCAGCTCGAACCCGAGTCGCCGGTAGAAGGCGACGGATCGCCCGAGGTCACGGACGAACAGGTTCACGACGAGCTGCTCCCTGGCGTCGACGTACGGGGCTTCGCCCACGGCGCTCACCACAGCGGGCCCTGGCGCGTCACGACCGGCGGCGGCTCGGGTGCCTGGGCGCGCATGGCCGCGCGCGCCGTGCGCGTGGCCGCCTCGTCCACCGTCAGCGTCACGGGGTCGATGACGACGCCGTAGTCGCGCCGGGCGCCCTCGATCGACACGTAGTCCTCGATGACGTCCCGGAGCACGGCCTGGGGATCGCGCTCCCCGGGCGGGCCGTAGCCCCCGGCGCCCGGCTGCTGGAAGGAGACGACGTCGCCATACTCGAAGGTATCGGAGGCCTTCGAGTGGAGGCGGCGCTCCCGCGGCGTGCCCGGGTTCAGCAGCGTCACCCCGGGCTGGCCGGGCTGGCCGCCGAAGAGTCCCCAGGGAGCGAAGCGCTGGCGCTCGGTGTTGTTGGTGAGCTGGCCGTTCCGGAGCAGGAGGCGCAGGTCGCGGCGGATGCCGGTCCCGCCGCGGTAGCGCCCGGCCCCGGCCGAGTCGCGGCGGAGCTCGAAGCGCTCGACGAGGACGGGCTGGCTCGCCTCCTGGGACTCGACCGGGATGTTCGAGGCGTTGAAGGCCATCGCCATGGCCTCGACGCCGTCGCGGTCGGGCCGGGCGGCGGTGCCCGAGAGGACCAGCTCGTAGACGACGGTGCGGCGGTTCCGCCGTGGATCGAAGCCGCCGAAGGTCGGGTTCGCGAAGTGGGAGCCGGCGGCGGTCACCCGGCCGGGAAGGGCGGGCGCCAGGGCCCCGATCACGGCGTCGAAGAGGCGATAGCAGAAGACGGCCCGGGGGCCGCCCCCGGCCGGCGGTCGCGGGTTGAGGAAGGACCCGGCGGGCGCCTCGATGCGCACCGGGCGGAAGGCGCCGTCGTTCTGGGGGCCGTGAGGGTCGGTGAGGCACTTCACGGCCGCGTAGCAGTAGGAGCGCGTGTAGTTGAGGTACGAGTTCATGCCGGACTCGGTCTGAGGCCCCGTGCCATCGAAATCGATGCGGATCTCGTCGCCGCCGACGGTGACGGTGACGACGAGCCGCATCGGAGGCGTTCGCGGCCCGTAGTCGTCCATGAAGTCCTCGAAGGGGTAGACGCCATCCGGGATGGCGCGGATGGCCTCGCGGACCTTGGCCTCGGTGCGGCCCATGATCTCGGTCATGGCGGCCTGGACGGCGTCGTAGCCGTGGCGCTCCGCGAGCTCCATCAGGCGCAGCTCACCGACCCGCAGCGAGTTCCGCTGGGCGTGCAGGTCGCCCCGCATGGACTCCGGCATCCGGGTGTTGGCCAGGATGACTGCCAGGATCCCGTCCTGCTCCTGGCCGCTCTTCCAGAGCTTGACCGGCGGGATGTGAAGGCCTTCCTGGAAGTAGTCCGTCACGCCCTCCACGGCCTGGCTGCCGGGGCGCATCCCGCCGACGTCGGTGTGGTGGAGGATGTTGGCCGCGAACCCGATGAGCCGCCCATCCTCCTGGAAGGCGGGCTGGATCATGAAGAAGTCGGGGAAATGGCCCGAGCCGAGGAAGGGGCTGTTGAAGAGGACGACGTCGCCGGCCCGGAGGGATTCCGCCGGGAAGGCGGCGATGGCGTTCCGGGCGGCGAAGGCCATCGCCCCCATGTGGCCGGGGCTGTAGGGGCCCTGGGCCACCATGCGGCCCTCGGGGTCGAAGAGGCAAACCGAGAAGTCCTGCCCCTCGCGGGCCTGCTGCGAGTGGGCCGTGCGGTGGACCGTCGTCCCCACCTCGACGGTGATGGACTGCAGCGCGCCCCAGATGACGCCCAGCGTGATGGGATCGACGCCGCTCATTGGGCGAAGCTCACCAGCAGGTTCGCCCAGCGGTCGACCTCGGCCACCGCGCCCGGCGGGAGCACGGTGGTCGACTCCGCCTCCTCGACGACCGCGGGGCCCGGGAGCCGCGCGCCGGCCGGCAGCCGCGCGCGGTCGTAGATCGGACACGGCACGTAGTCGCGGAGCTCGGGGAAGTAGACGGGGCGATCGGGCTTCCGCGCCTCGGCGGCCTCCCGGGTGCCCGGGCGGGGCTCGGGCAGGCGCACCTCGGGACCGGCGCCGATCACGCTGACGCCGACCGTGACCAGCTCGACCTCGGCCTTCGGGTCCGCGTAGCCGTAACGCTGGGCGTATGCCGCGTGGAACCCCTGCCGCAGGCCATCCGCCGTCCCGGCATCGATCGACCCGTCGGGCAGCGCCACGGTGAGCTCGTATCCCTGTCCGACGTACCGGAGATCCGCGCTCCGCAGCACCGTGAGCCTGCCTCCGACCCCGGCCTCCCGCATCACCGCCGAGCCGGTCTGGGCCATTTCCCCGAAGATGCGCCCGACGTAGACCGGATCGAGAGTCAGAAGCCGCGTCAGGTAGGAGCGGGCGAGGTCGAACCGGATCTCCGCCGCCAGGAGTCCGATGGCCGAAGTCACCCCGGCCGCCGCCGGCAGGATGACGCGGGGAATGCGAAGGGCCTGGGCCAGACGGCAGCCATGGACCGGCCCCGAGCCGCCGAAGGCGATGAAGGCCAGCCGGCGCGGGTCATAGCCGCGCTCGATGGACACGACCCGGGTGGCGAGCTCCATGTTGGTGTTGACGATCTGGTGGATCCCCCAGGCGGCCTCGGCCACCGGGAGCTCGAGCGGACGGGCGATGGCGACCTCGATCCCGCGGCGGGCGGCCTCGACGTCGAGTGGCAGCCGGCCGCCGAGGAAGTAGTCGGGATTGAGGTAGCCCAGCACGAGGTCGGCGTCGGTCACGGTGGGCTCGGTGCCGCCGAGCCCGTAGGCGATCGGTCCCGGATCGGCGCCGGCCGAGTCGGGGCCGACCGTGATGACGCCCGTCGCGACGCGGGCGATCGAGCCGCCGCCCGCGCCGATCTCGACGAGGTCGATCGCCTGGATGTTCATCGGGATGCCGCTGCCCGGCTGGAGGCGGACCCGGTGGAGCTCGAACTCCCGAACGGTCGCGGGCCGGCCGCCGCTGATGAGGGAGAGCTTGGCCGTCGTGCCCCCCATGTCGAAGGCGATCAGGTCGGCGTGGCCGGTGAGCTTCCCGTAGGCGGCCGCCATGAGGGCGCCGGCGGCGGGTCCCGACTCGATCATTCGCACCGGAAACCGGGCCATCGTCTCGGCGGTGGCGACGCCGCCCCCGGACTGCATCACGAAGAGCCGGCCCCGGTAGCCGAGGTCGCCCAGCGCGCGCTCCAGCCGCTCGAGGTAGTCCCGGACGGCGGTCATCACGTAAGCGTTGACGACGGTGGTGGAGGTCCGCTCGTACTCGCGCATGACCGGCGAGACCTCGGAGGAGAGGCTCAGCGCGATGTGAGGCGCCTCCTGGCGGACGATCTCGGCCGCCCGGCGCTCGTGGGTCGGGTTCGCGTACGCGTGCAGGAAGCACACGGCCAGCGACGTGATCCCGTCCTTGGCCAGCGCCCGGACGGTGGCCCGGAGCTCGGCCTCGTCGAGCGGGGTCAGCACCTCGCCGTCGAAGGCGATCCGCTCGGTCGCCTCGCGGATCCACGAGCGGGGGACGAGCGGCGCCGGCTTCTCGATGAAGAGGTCGTAGAGCTGGTACCGCTTCTGCCGCCCGATGACGAGGACGTCCCGGAAGCCGCGGGTCGTGAGGAGCGCGACCTTCCGCCCTTTGCGCTCGATGACGATGTTGGAGCCCAGCGTGGTCCCGTGGACCGCCTGAGCGAGGTCGGCCCAGCCGAGGCCGGCGCGGGCCACCAGGTCACGGAGCCCCTCGACGCAGGCGCGGGCGGGGTCCTGCGGCGTGGTCAGACGCTTGCCGGTCAGCAGGCGGCCGTCCGCCGCCTGGAGAACGAAGTCGGTGAAGGTGCCGCCGACGTCGAAGCCTACCCGGAACCCCTCTTCCCCGGAGCCGGGGGAGAGGGGGAGGGGAGACGCCGCGGGATCCAACGCGCTACTGGGAGCCGGGCCGCGGATAGACGTGCTTGCCCGAGGCGATCTCGGCGGGCCAGAGCGTCACGTACTTCCCCTCCTGGATCTGCGTCGGGAACGGGTTGAGCGTGCCCTGGCCCGTCGTCTGATCGAACTTGAGGCGACCGCTGATCGTCTCCACGTCCAGGCTCTTGAAGGCCGCCATGAGCTTCTCCCGGTCGAGGGTCCCCGCCTTCTCCAGTCCGGCCACCAGCGCCTCGAAGCCGAAATAGTGGATGGACGACCAGGGGTAGTCCTCCACCTTGATGTTGAGCTTCTGGAGGAGCTCCTCGTAGGGCTTCGGGTTCCCCGCCTTCACGCCGGGCATCCAGTAGGCCTCGCCGGTCACCAGGTTCGCGTTCTTGATGCCGACGGCCCCGTAGAAGGCGACGCCGTGGTGGATCATGTGGAACTCGCGCGGGCTCAGCCCTTGCTCGAGGGCCTGCTTGAAGAAGGTCACCTCGCGGGCCGGGAAGGCCGACATGTAGACGATGTCGGGGTTGGCCGCCTTGAGCTTGGTGATGATCGGCGTGAAGTCCTGGCTGGCCACCGGGAAGGACTCCTCGACCTTCACCTCGAGGCCGATCTCCTTGGCCTTGGGGATCGACCCCGAGCCCACCTCCTTGGGGTGCGGCGTGTCCTCGATCACGAAGCCGATCGACTTCGCCTTGCCTTCGGCCTTGAGCATGTCGAAGTAGTGGTACGACCACTTGGTCCCGTCGTCGATGACGCCGGCCAGCCACTTGAACCCGCGCTTGAAGATTCCGGTCGAGTTGGCCTCGAGGGCGAGCATGGGGATCCCG
The nucleotide sequence above comes from Candidatus Methylomirabilota bacterium. Encoded proteins:
- a CDS encoding VOC family protein, whose protein sequence is MGEAPYVDAREQLVVNLFVRDLGRSVAFYRRLGFELLGEQGRFAALAWEGHWLFLEERDRPPAPDAPPQGNVRVMVPDVDRYWQLATELGLPVLGPIADRWYGLRDFTVLDPDGFGIRFASRLADR
- a CDS encoding branched-chain amino acid ABC transporter permease, with the translated sequence MGAVLVGVGGLGLAFFAALPYLTASTYLVSFFLSVFIAAILAQSYDWVGGHMGYLNLGHAAFFGIGAYAFGIALKAGQPLVFAFGAGAALAALFALAISYPFFRLRGAYFALATFGLVTLLELLALNLSRLTGGSEGLTIPTGYRLYHAYYVSLALLALLVTGTAWLARSPLGLALVAIREDEEVAGAFGVHAYAVKCLGLTASAAVAGLAGGVYCWYLTYIIPATVFGLDVALGPIVMAMLGGSGTVVGPLLGALVVDTIREALRFVVATQHFALTIYGAMLVVVGLFLPGGLAAPQRWRRLAAFVRGRTG
- a CDS encoding DUF1344 domain-containing protein produces the protein MAKAATLLVALLLIATTAWAAEIEGKIKSWDAATNMVTLDDGTQLEVPVDIQGQIQRDQLAEGANVKVSYEEKDGKKVVSSLEVTQQK
- a CDS encoding serine protease, which codes for LLGLASGCATDRLWTPGRGEILQRILPSSVQVVLEQDGRRFRTGSGVVIAASPTAHGTECFVITSGHTLARLSGQETVYVLFGRQRGAGTKAVATVLAQRDTEDLDLALLRARSDTCVPARLGAPPALGDEIWVVAFPWGRNMTLAGGIVSQLNDAEATDRESASRLMVDASVSYGASGGGVYEARHGSLIGLVEGYRTARVSFKGDATSRYIDVPVPGETYVIPLADIWRFLALADQTRLVAGRPALAPPKR
- a CDS encoding hydantoinase/oxoprolinase family protein, with translation MDPAASPLPLSPGSGEEGFRVGFDVGGTFTDFVLQAADGRLLTGKRLTTPQDPARACVEGLRDLVARAGLGWADLAQAVHGTTLGSNIVIERKGRKVALLTTRGFRDVLVIGRQKRYQLYDLFIEKPAPLVPRSWIREATERIAFDGEVLTPLDEAELRATVRALAKDGITSLAVCFLHAYANPTHERRAAEIVRQEAPHIALSLSSEVSPVMREYERTSTTVVNAYVMTAVRDYLERLERALGDLGYRGRLFVMQSGGGVATAETMARFPVRMIESGPAAGALMAAAYGKLTGHADLIAFDMGGTTAKLSLISGGRPATVREFELHRVRLQPGSGIPMNIQAIDLVEIGAGGGSIARVATGVITVGPDSAGADPGPIAYGLGGTEPTVTDADLVLGYLNPDYFLGGRLPLDVEAARRGIEVAIARPLELPVAEAAWGIHQIVNTNMELATRVVSIERGYDPRRLAFIAFGGSGPVHGCRLAQALRIPRVILPAAAGVTSAIGLLAAEIRFDLARSYLTRLLTLDPVYVGRIFGEMAQTGSAVMREAGVGGRLTVLRSADLRYVGQGYELTVALPDGSIDAGTADGLRQGFHAAYAQRYGYADPKAEVELVTVGVSVIGAGPEVRLPEPRPGTREAAEARKPDRPVYFPELRDYVPCPIYDRARLPAGARLPGPAVVEEAESTTVLPPGAVAEVDRWANLLVSFAQ
- a CDS encoding hydantoinase B/oxoprolinase family protein, producing the protein MSGVDPITLGVIWGALQSITVEVGTTVHRTAHSQQAREGQDFSVCLFDPEGRMVAQGPYSPGHMGAMAFAARNAIAAFPAESLRAGDVVLFNSPFLGSGHFPDFFMIQPAFQEDGRLIGFAANILHHTDVGGMRPGSQAVEGVTDYFQEGLHIPPVKLWKSGQEQDGILAVILANTRMPESMRGDLHAQRNSLRVGELRLMELAERHGYDAVQAAMTEIMGRTEAKVREAIRAIPDGVYPFEDFMDDYGPRTPPMRLVVTVTVGGDEIRIDFDGTGPQTESGMNSYLNYTRSYCYAAVKCLTDPHGPQNDGAFRPVRIEAPAGSFLNPRPPAGGGPRAVFCYRLFDAVIGALAPALPGRVTAAGSHFANPTFGGFDPRRNRRTVVYELVLSGTAARPDRDGVEAMAMAFNASNIPVESQEASQPVLVERFELRRDSAGAGRYRGGTGIRRDLRLLLRNGQLTNNTERQRFAPWGLFGGQPGQPGVTLLNPGTPRERRLHSKASDTFEYGDVVSFQQPGAGGYGPPGERDPQAVLRDVIEDYVSIEGARRDYGVVIDPVTLTVDEAATRTARAAMRAQAPEPPPVVTRQGPLW
- a CDS encoding branched-chain amino acid ABC transporter permease, whose amino-acid sequence is MQIFLQLLIGGVLQGGIYALGAFGLSIIFGVLRVLNVAHGDYLMLGGMATYWLYTTWAVPPFLAVLIVFPIFFVGGLLVERIFIRPITGMAHHEFLVASILITLGISLAIEDVTAAALIQPIKGIDYFLPPFRIGTIVISSLRLSLLGLIVALTAGIHLFLRRSFMGKALRAVMEDREGAMLAGIDIGTASMVAFGLGTALTATAGVFFVTLIPVDPHIGIPLTLRYLAIIVLGGVGNLPGALAGSVVLGLSESIVSFYVGAEWSLTVAFLILIAILLLRPRGLFG
- a CDS encoding amino acid ABC transporter substrate-binding protein translates to MHHRRVALSLVAVPLIWTALLGAPTGAAAQAPTEIRVGATVAVTGPASAEVGHFKKMMELWAETINAKGGVMLKEYGKRLPIKMVIYDDTSKPPDSVRLYEKLVTDDKVHVLLGPYSSPITVAASTVAEKHGIPMLALEANSTGIFKRGFKWLAGVIDDGTKWSYHYFDMLKAEGKAKSIGFVIEDTPHPKEVGSGSIPKAKEIGLEVKVEESFPVASQDFTPIITKLKAANPDIVYMSAFPAREVTFFKQALEQGLSPREFHMIHHGVAFYGAVGIKNANLVTGEAYWMPGVKAGNPKPYEELLQKLNIKVEDYPWSSIHYFGFEALVAGLEKAGTLDREKLMAAFKSLDVETISGRLKFDQTTGQGTLNPFPTQIQEGKYVTLWPAEIASGKHVYPRPGSQ